In the Adlercreutzia equolifaciens DSM 19450 genome, one interval contains:
- a CDS encoding ABC transporter permease yields the protein MSTLSEILKEQWAWRKQILSLGLFDLRKVSAGAVLGPLWFFAKPAVYIFVFWFALEVGLRSADQTGSDLPYLLWLMGGLIPWFYMQEMLGTGVDVFKRYSYLVTKIKFPLSGIPTIYGISTFIIQIGLVAALLVVYFLYGQKLDWYLLQIPVAMVLMFVFFDMFSLMTSLLSAISKDFMNLVKTLSTPLFWLSGIIFNVYNMQMPAIETILMFNPITFIVTMYRCAVYDKMWIWDVPGAVPGFAIVFLVTLVAMCIIYRRTREEVADVL from the coding sequence GTGAGCACGCTTTCCGAGATACTGAAGGAGCAGTGGGCTTGGCGCAAGCAGATTCTGAGCCTCGGACTGTTCGATTTGCGCAAGGTGTCGGCAGGCGCAGTGCTGGGTCCGCTGTGGTTCTTTGCCAAGCCAGCTGTCTATATTTTCGTGTTCTGGTTCGCATTGGAAGTCGGGCTGCGCAGCGCTGATCAAACAGGGTCCGACTTGCCCTACCTGCTGTGGCTCATGGGTGGCCTCATCCCGTGGTTCTACATGCAGGAGATGCTTGGAACCGGCGTCGATGTATTCAAGCGGTATTCCTATTTGGTCACCAAAATCAAGTTTCCGCTTTCGGGCATTCCGACCATTTACGGTATCTCCACGTTCATTATCCAGATCGGGCTTGTGGCGGCGCTGCTTGTGGTGTACTTCCTCTACGGGCAGAAACTTGACTGGTATCTGCTGCAGATTCCAGTGGCCATGGTGCTCATGTTCGTGTTCTTCGACATGTTCTCGCTCATGACAAGCTTGCTCTCCGCCATCAGCAAGGATTTCATGAACCTTGTGAAGACACTTTCCACGCCGCTGTTCTGGCTTTCGGGCATCATATTCAACGTGTACAACATGCAGATGCCCGCCATCGAGACCATTCTCATGTTTAACCCCATCACCTTCATTGTGACCATGTACCGCTGTGCGGTGTACGACAAAATGTGGATCTGGGATGTGCCCGGCGCGGTGCCGGGGTTTGCCATCGTGTTCCTCGTCACGCTGGTGGCTATGTGCATAATTTACCGGAGAACGCGCGAGGAGGTGGCCGATGTCCTTTAG
- a CDS encoding DUF6541 family protein — protein MWTSFFLCAALFVGILYGPGYPLLRGLGLRRALCLGCAPIASCIGYGLFAILWEKAGVPCFWGNVLGSVALAAAVVAAAGHMLRRRRGQGLRRPVATRDLLVLCLYIAVGLAVCGYIFVKSLDTPASFYCRFDNQTHDTLPRVFIDTGIWSPLATSLGAESLVSPPSYYPAAWHILAALAYSATGLDLPVIFNALNTVLSGIAYPISSLALMTVLFPRRRDVILAGAVSTMAFACFPWVLLLKGQLLANLISFSLVPAALALIASYLTGPGPIRWKGLIVSAATLAVFFGLAHPNGLFTTLVFVAPLAIRRAADALRASPRLSPANPLRRRWVVWALGFAVCLVLWQAMLYAPPLQQVVLYDNVGNLNLTWPESFYAAAALSLYPNQPPQWLLFAVCLTGAAALSRRGRGWLALPGAYMLIVYAVCRCTEASYTLRTFLAGFWYSDPYRILCCAELFLVPVAAVGLAAIAGAIARLASGRHRQVLLALVLALFSLANFSPCYIPPVKVELPKGVEEPHFVSTEGTAIAFMHYLVTEGYDLGQEQTYSAVEEAFVRQVMGIIPEGALVINQPHDGSVFAYGLNGLNTYYRHIDTGEETEQSPIIREGLAAIATDEAVAEAVAATGARYVLQLDHDVSLDTGVWLIQTNEDNMKNYAGIDAVDEATPGFKLILKDGDMRLYAIE, from the coding sequence ATGTGGACGAGCTTCTTCCTCTGCGCCGCACTGTTCGTCGGCATCCTCTACGGGCCGGGATACCCCCTGTTGCGGGGCCTGGGGCTGCGGCGGGCCCTCTGCCTGGGCTGCGCCCCTATCGCCAGTTGCATCGGCTACGGGCTTTTCGCCATACTGTGGGAAAAAGCGGGGGTGCCCTGCTTCTGGGGCAACGTGCTGGGGTCGGTCGCCTTGGCCGCCGCCGTCGTTGCCGCGGCGGGACACATGCTCCGCCGCAGGCGCGGGCAGGGCCTGAGGCGGCCCGTGGCGACGCGCGATCTGCTCGTGCTGTGCCTCTATATCGCCGTCGGCTTGGCCGTCTGCGGCTACATCTTCGTGAAATCGCTCGACACCCCCGCATCGTTCTACTGCCGCTTCGACAACCAGACCCACGACACCCTGCCCCGCGTCTTCATCGACACCGGCATCTGGTCGCCGCTGGCCACCTCGCTCGGCGCCGAATCGCTGGTATCGCCGCCGAGCTACTACCCGGCGGCCTGGCATATCCTGGCGGCCCTCGCATACTCGGCCACAGGCCTCGACCTCCCCGTTATCTTCAACGCCCTGAACACGGTGCTGTCCGGCATCGCGTACCCGATCAGCTCCCTCGCCCTTATGACCGTGCTGTTCCCCCGGCGCCGCGACGTCATATTGGCTGGGGCGGTTTCCACCATGGCCTTCGCCTGCTTCCCCTGGGTGCTCCTTCTGAAGGGCCAGCTGCTCGCGAACCTCATCAGCTTCAGCTTGGTACCGGCGGCCCTGGCCCTTATCGCGTCCTACCTGACCGGGCCTGGGCCCATACGTTGGAAGGGGCTCATCGTTTCGGCGGCCACCCTCGCCGTCTTCTTCGGCCTCGCCCATCCCAACGGGCTGTTCACGACCCTCGTGTTCGTCGCGCCGCTCGCCATCCGGCGCGCCGCCGATGCCCTGCGCGCGAGCCCACGTCTGTCCCCCGCTAACCCGCTGCGCCGCCGCTGGGTGGTGTGGGCCCTGGGATTCGCCGTCTGCCTCGTCCTGTGGCAGGCGATGCTGTACGCGCCGCCGCTGCAGCAGGTGGTGCTCTACGACAACGTCGGGAACTTGAACCTTACCTGGCCCGAGAGCTTCTACGCGGCCGCCGCCCTTTCCTTATATCCCAACCAACCGCCCCAGTGGCTGCTGTTCGCCGTGTGCCTTACCGGCGCGGCCGCGCTCTCTCGCCGAGGGCGCGGCTGGCTCGCGCTGCCCGGCGCCTACATGCTGATCGTATACGCGGTCTGCCGGTGCACCGAGGCGAGCTACACGCTGCGCACCTTCCTGGCGGGTTTCTGGTACAGCGACCCTTACCGCATCCTCTGCTGCGCCGAGCTGTTCCTCGTGCCGGTAGCCGCCGTGGGTCTGGCCGCCATCGCCGGCGCCATCGCGCGTCTCGCGAGCGGGCGGCACCGGCAAGTCCTCCTCGCCCTCGTCCTGGCCCTCTTCTCCCTTGCGAACTTCTCCCCCTGTTATATTCCGCCCGTGAAGGTGGAGCTCCCCAAGGGAGTCGAGGAGCCCCATTTCGTTTCCACCGAAGGAACAGCCATCGCCTTCATGCACTACCTGGTGACCGAGGGCTACGACCTGGGACAGGAGCAGACCTACAGCGCCGTGGAGGAGGCCTTCGTGCGTCAGGTGATGGGCATCATACCCGAGGGAGCGCTCGTCATCAACCAACCCCACGACGGCAGCGTTTTCGCCTACGGACTCAACGGCCTGAACACCTACTACCGCCATATCGACACCGGCGAGGAGACCGAGCAGAGCCCCATCATCCGCGAGGGTTTGGCCGCTATCGCAACTGACGAGGCCGTGGCCGAGGCGGTGGCCGCCACCGGGGCGCGCTACGTGCTGCAGCTCGACCACGACGTGTCGCTGGATACGGGGGTCTGGCTGATACAGACGAACGAGGACAACATGAAGAACTACGCCGGCATCGATGCCGTTGACGAGGCGACTCCCGGTTTCAAGCTGATCCTTAAGGACGGCGACATGAGGCTGTACGCCATCGAATAA
- a CDS encoding CDP-glycerol glycerophosphotransferase family protein — protein MKSLAVRIATALLAAWYALCRLLPVRDQIVCISRQSDQEPVDFRMIRAYFQREWPGWRVVVLANTLKSPLSYLPVMMRQVFYIATSPAVVLDSYCIVVSLLGERIKAPVVQIWHALGNMKKFGYTALDTEEGHSAETAALMHMHEGYDAVAVSSLTFAEDLAAGFNVEPSIVFEAPLPRVDLLLDKGNRAAQRAAVEQACPSLMGKKVIVYCPTFRKAEPANEKEAMAALLNAIDFSRYALVYKPHPVSTQVIDDPRAIRIEDPAIDPLYRADYVISDYSTVMYEAGLLGIPVFLYAYDWDDYHEKRAFNIDLERDVPALFTADAREIMAAIEEGGFDHGAFDAFVARNIALPENETCTAHLCRRIMDLASGRE, from the coding sequence GTGAAGTCCCTCGCCGTGCGCATAGCAACCGCCCTACTTGCCGCCTGGTACGCCCTCTGCCGACTGCTGCCCGTCCGCGACCAGATCGTCTGCATCAGCCGCCAGAGCGACCAGGAGCCCGTCGACTTCCGCATGATCCGTGCGTACTTCCAGCGCGAGTGGCCCGGCTGGCGCGTCGTCGTTTTGGCGAACACCCTGAAGAGTCCCCTGTCCTATCTGCCCGTGATGATGCGCCAGGTGTTCTACATCGCCACGAGCCCCGCGGTGGTGCTCGACTCCTACTGCATCGTCGTCAGCCTGCTGGGCGAGCGCATCAAGGCGCCCGTCGTGCAGATTTGGCATGCCCTGGGCAACATGAAGAAGTTCGGCTACACGGCGTTGGACACCGAGGAAGGCCATAGCGCGGAGACGGCGGCCCTCATGCACATGCACGAGGGCTACGACGCCGTGGCCGTGTCGTCGCTCACCTTCGCCGAGGATCTGGCGGCTGGGTTTAACGTGGAGCCGTCCATCGTCTTCGAGGCGCCGCTGCCCCGGGTCGATCTACTGCTTGACAAAGGCAACCGCGCCGCCCAGCGCGCCGCCGTCGAGCAGGCCTGCCCCAGCCTCATGGGCAAAAAGGTCATCGTCTACTGCCCGACTTTCCGCAAAGCGGAGCCCGCCAACGAGAAGGAGGCCATGGCGGCGCTTCTGAACGCCATCGACTTCAGCCGCTACGCCCTCGTCTACAAGCCGCACCCCGTCAGCACCCAGGTGATAGACGACCCGCGCGCCATCCGCATTGAGGATCCCGCCATCGACCCTCTCTACCGCGCCGACTACGTCATCAGCGACTACTCGACGGTCATGTACGAGGCCGGACTGCTCGGCATCCCCGTCTTTTTGTACGCCTACGACTGGGACGACTACCATGAGAAGCGGGCATTCAACATCGATCTCGAGCGCGACGTCCCCGCGCTCTTCACCGCCGACGCCCGCGAGATCATGGCCGCCATAGAGGAAGGTGGCTTCGACCATGGCGCCTTCGACGCCTTCGTCGCGCGCAACATCGCCCTGCCAGAGAACGAAACGTGCACGGCCCATTTGTGCCGCCGCATCATGGATCTGGCGAGCGGACGGGAGTAG
- a CDS encoding ABC transporter ATP-binding protein — MSFSSDAPLAIKFDHVTKTYKLFENDRQRFMSVFWTPDKRKQITRIDASNDLSFEIRKGEAVAFLGRNGAGKSTALKMITGVTFPTKGTVTVNGTVSALLELTAGFDSKLTGRENIYLRGHALGLNHDEIAQLEPKVVDFADLGVYIDQPVRTYSSGMKARLGFAFAVSSDPEVLVVDEALSVGDKKFQEKCFARVREIMEDENVTVLFVTHSSSAAEEFCTRGIVLDHGTKKFDGPIQEAIAYYENNY; from the coding sequence ATGTCCTTTAGCAGCGATGCGCCCCTTGCTATCAAATTTGATCACGTTACGAAGACCTACAAGCTTTTCGAGAACGATCGCCAACGGTTCATGAGCGTTTTCTGGACGCCGGATAAGCGCAAACAGATTACGCGCATCGATGCCAGCAACGACCTTTCCTTTGAAATTCGCAAGGGCGAGGCGGTGGCGTTTCTCGGACGCAACGGCGCCGGCAAATCTACGGCGCTGAAGATGATCACGGGAGTCACCTTTCCCACCAAGGGTACCGTGACGGTCAATGGCACGGTGAGCGCCCTTTTGGAGTTGACGGCCGGCTTCGACTCGAAGCTTACAGGTCGCGAGAACATATATCTGCGCGGACATGCCCTCGGTCTTAATCACGATGAAATCGCCCAGCTGGAGCCCAAGGTGGTTGATTTCGCCGATCTGGGCGTGTACATCGACCAGCCGGTGCGCACCTATTCTTCGGGCATGAAGGCGCGCCTCGGCTTCGCCTTCGCCGTGTCGTCGGATCCGGAAGTGCTCGTGGTGGACGAGGCGCTGTCGGTCGGCGACAAGAAGTTCCAGGAGAAATGCTTCGCCCGGGTGCGCGAGATCATGGAGGACGAGAACGTGACGGTGCTCTTCGTTACTCATTCCTCCTCGGCTGCCGAGGAGTTCTGCACGCGCGGCATTGTGCTCGATCACGGCACGAAAAAGTTCGATGGCCCCATCCAGGAGGCCATCGCCTACTACGAGAACAACTACTGA
- the ispD gene encoding 2-C-methyl-D-erythritol 4-phosphate cytidylyltransferase encodes MNYALIFAGGTGQRMNTKTRPKQFLELHGKPILLYTIEVFENHPDIDGIVVVCLEDWIPFLKKKLSHYDIAKVIDVVPGGATGQESIRRGLDALETAVGRGHTVLVHDGVRPLVSDETISQCVASVAAHGNAVSVTPAIETIVQEEGGTVTNIIDRSACRLAKAPQCFNIGELIDAHDRARADGEEGFIDSASLMRHYGHELHTVATGPENIKITTPSDFYIFRAFVDARESSEIFGF; translated from the coding sequence GTGAACTACGCACTCATCTTTGCCGGGGGCACCGGCCAGCGCATGAACACCAAGACGCGGCCCAAGCAGTTTCTGGAGCTGCACGGCAAACCCATCCTGCTTTACACCATCGAGGTGTTCGAGAACCACCCGGACATCGACGGCATCGTGGTGGTGTGCCTGGAGGACTGGATCCCCTTCCTGAAGAAGAAGCTTTCGCACTACGACATTGCCAAGGTGATCGACGTGGTGCCCGGCGGCGCGACGGGGCAGGAATCGATCCGCCGGGGGCTGGATGCCCTGGAGACGGCCGTGGGGCGCGGCCACACGGTGCTCGTGCACGACGGCGTCAGGCCCTTGGTGAGCGACGAGACCATTTCCCAGTGCGTGGCCTCGGTGGCGGCCCACGGCAACGCCGTGTCGGTGACGCCGGCCATCGAGACCATCGTGCAGGAAGAGGGCGGCACGGTGACCAACATCATCGACCGCAGCGCCTGCCGGCTGGCCAAGGCGCCCCAGTGCTTCAACATCGGCGAGCTCATCGACGCCCACGACCGCGCTCGGGCCGATGGCGAGGAGGGGTTCATCGACTCGGCGAGCCTCATGCGCCATTACGGGCACGAGCTGCACACCGTGGCGACGGGCCCCGAGAACATCAAGATCACCACGCCGTCGGACTTCTACATCTTCCGTGCCTTCGTGGACGCCCGCGAGAGCTCGGAGATCTTCGGATTCTAG
- a CDS encoding MraY family glycosyltransferase: MGVTLRHFVVLGLLAFAVTYLCVPLARRLALRLDAVDYPSARRVNKRPVPRMGGIAMAAGIAVALLVEVAGEFFLGWAGFYVHGDNTVNHPGVMVGLLVIVLVGALDDVYSLKPSVKLAGQILGATIIAGSGLLLSSIANPVGPGYIEFGWFAYPLTVLYLVCFMNVINLIDGLDGLAAGISTIASFFLFIIAFGRGMEETAMLSIILLGVTLAFLRYNFTPASIFMGDSGSLLLGAMIGVISLMGVMRSPTVIVLAVPLVIAAIPIADTAAAIARRLYHHRPIQQADRKHLHHLLLSRGLGVRRSVLIVYAWTALLGLGAWVMSSSHGIVVWIVIVVLLIGSFLILWKLGIFDQVLRHHYHGRHTRQEDKPRWYGQHGR, from the coding sequence GTGGGAGTAACTCTGCGACATTTCGTGGTGCTGGGCCTTCTCGCCTTTGCAGTAACGTATCTCTGCGTTCCGCTGGCGCGAAGGCTCGCACTGCGTTTGGACGCCGTCGACTACCCGAGCGCGCGCCGTGTGAACAAGCGCCCCGTTCCGCGCATGGGCGGTATCGCCATGGCCGCTGGTATTGCGGTGGCGTTGCTCGTGGAAGTGGCCGGCGAGTTCTTCCTCGGGTGGGCCGGATTCTATGTGCACGGCGACAACACGGTGAACCACCCCGGCGTCATGGTGGGCCTGCTCGTCATCGTGCTTGTGGGCGCCCTTGACGACGTGTATTCGTTGAAGCCGAGCGTCAAGCTCGCCGGGCAGATTCTCGGGGCAACGATCATCGCCGGATCGGGCCTTCTGCTTTCGAGCATCGCCAATCCCGTGGGACCCGGGTACATCGAGTTCGGATGGTTCGCCTATCCGCTCACGGTGCTCTACCTCGTGTGCTTCATGAACGTCATCAACCTCATCGACGGTCTCGACGGCCTGGCGGCGGGCATTTCGACCATCGCGTCGTTCTTCCTGTTCATCATCGCGTTCGGGCGCGGCATGGAGGAGACGGCCATGCTCTCCATCATCCTGCTCGGCGTCACGTTGGCGTTTCTGCGCTACAACTTCACGCCGGCCAGCATCTTCATGGGAGATTCCGGTTCGCTTCTCCTCGGCGCCATGATCGGCGTCATCTCGCTCATGGGCGTCATGCGCTCGCCGACGGTCATCGTGCTCGCCGTACCGCTCGTGATCGCCGCCATACCCATCGCGGATACGGCGGCGGCCATCGCGCGTCGCCTCTACCACCACCGCCCCATCCAGCAGGCCGACCGAAAGCATCTGCACCATCTGTTGCTCAGCCGGGGCCTGGGAGTGCGCAGGAGCGTGCTCATCGTGTACGCTTGGACGGCCCTGCTGGGTTTAGGGGCGTGGGTCATGAGTAGCTCCCACGGCATTGTGGTTTGGATCGTGATCGTCGTGCTGCTCATCGGGTCGTTCCTCATTCTGTGGAAGCTGGGGATCTTCGACCAAGTGCTGCGTCACCACTACCACGGCCGCCACACCCGTCAGGAGGACAAGCCCCGCTGGTACGGCCAGCATGGGCGGTAG
- a CDS encoding CDP-glycerol glycerophosphotransferase family protein: MAIVIEDISWERVFLRVTYRTDDGGSLKLFRVRSRQFASFREERERGEGASDEVVHATMNLTQGLGREPLGDGEWIFCQQVSPAEANLAWAREHAPYQIALAKKRLWGELGTLKRRRLARSGVDYAGFPFDDGQVDRDLRDHPFDTHGIAYREELVERMRDLSRVFRYVEGKYSMAASVLPETDATDYFIVKLAVDYYVKNKTPRTRRFSLRQLEKRAFRLYYHFARKLLRPKESTVLFLKENGEEPTENLAAVRDRMVERGLEEAFPVIERYRNTFTSRQSLGAWLKDIDAIARSRYIFIDDYCPVFNFIEPDRDTVLTQVWHAGVGFKSVGYARFGISGSPDPYQSAHRRYDYALVGNEQLRDIYAEVFGIEQEALLATGMPRLDHFLDADRQASAREDLLGRYPWMSQGRVIVFAPTFRGAGQKTAYYPYDTFIDYRALWEMCERTNSYFVFEMHHFIDERPEISPQYADRLFDLSDERLSELLSVADVLVTDYSSCFYDCLLLEKPVVFYVPDKVEYSATRGVQRSVDDMAPGIVCDTFPAFVEVLETAGYAAVPPDPSMIDRCLEGTGYAADRVIDTVLLGEDVPGVRCAGATRVRPEVRNGKLDKYNGYDDSDDSDDSDDSDD, encoded by the coding sequence GTGGCCATCGTAATCGAAGACATCTCTTGGGAGCGCGTGTTCCTTCGGGTGACTTACCGCACCGACGACGGTGGCTCCCTCAAGCTCTTTCGCGTACGGTCGCGCCAGTTCGCCTCGTTCCGCGAGGAGCGCGAAAGAGGCGAGGGAGCCTCGGACGAAGTGGTTCATGCGACGATGAACCTCACCCAGGGTCTGGGTCGCGAGCCGCTGGGCGACGGCGAGTGGATCTTCTGCCAACAGGTGAGCCCCGCCGAGGCGAACCTTGCCTGGGCGCGCGAGCACGCCCCCTACCAGATCGCCTTGGCGAAGAAGCGTCTCTGGGGCGAGCTGGGCACCCTGAAGCGACGGCGGCTGGCGCGCAGCGGCGTGGATTACGCCGGTTTTCCCTTCGACGACGGGCAGGTAGATCGTGACCTGCGCGATCATCCCTTCGACACCCATGGCATCGCCTACCGCGAAGAGCTTGTCGAGCGCATGCGCGACCTATCCCGGGTGTTCCGCTATGTCGAGGGGAAGTATTCGATGGCCGCCTCCGTTCTTCCCGAGACCGATGCCACGGACTACTTCATAGTAAAGCTGGCCGTCGATTACTACGTGAAGAACAAGACGCCCCGTACGCGCCGTTTCAGCCTCCGCCAGCTGGAGAAGCGCGCCTTCCGCTTGTACTACCACTTCGCACGCAAGTTGTTGCGGCCCAAAGAGAGCACGGTACTTTTCCTCAAGGAAAACGGCGAGGAACCCACGGAGAACTTGGCGGCCGTGCGCGATCGGATGGTCGAGCGCGGGCTGGAAGAGGCGTTTCCCGTCATCGAACGCTACCGCAACACGTTCACGTCCCGCCAGAGCCTGGGAGCGTGGCTGAAGGACATCGATGCCATCGCCCGCAGCCGCTACATCTTCATCGACGACTATTGCCCCGTTTTCAACTTCATCGAGCCAGATCGCGATACCGTGCTCACCCAAGTGTGGCATGCCGGCGTGGGCTTCAAATCGGTGGGCTATGCCCGGTTCGGCATTTCGGGCTCGCCGGATCCCTACCAGTCGGCCCATCGCCGTTACGACTACGCTTTGGTGGGCAACGAGCAGCTGCGCGATATTTACGCTGAGGTGTTCGGCATCGAGCAGGAGGCGCTCCTGGCCACGGGCATGCCCCGGCTCGACCACTTCCTGGATGCGGATCGGCAGGCGAGCGCGAGGGAGGACCTGCTCGGGCGGTATCCCTGGATGAGCCAGGGCCGCGTCATCGTGTTCGCCCCCACCTTCCGCGGCGCCGGCCAGAAGACGGCCTACTACCCCTATGACACGTTCATCGACTATCGGGCGCTGTGGGAGATGTGCGAGCGCACGAACTCCTATTTCGTGTTCGAGATGCACCACTTCATCGACGAGCGCCCCGAGATTTCGCCCCAGTACGCCGATCGGCTGTTCGACTTGTCCGACGAGCGCTTAAGCGAGCTGCTTTCCGTGGCCGACGTGCTGGTCACCGACTACTCGTCGTGCTTCTACGACTGCCTGCTTCTGGAGAAGCCGGTGGTCTTCTACGTGCCCGACAAGGTGGAGTACTCGGCGACGCGGGGCGTGCAGCGCTCGGTGGACGACATGGCGCCGGGCATCGTGTGCGACACCTTCCCGGCCTTCGTGGAAGTGCTGGAGACGGCGGGCTATGCCGCCGTGCCGCCGGACCCGTCGATGATCGACCGCTGCCTGGAGGGAACGGGCTACGCCGCCGACCGGGTGATAGACACGGTGCTTTTGGGCGAGGACGTGCCCGGCGTGCGCTGCGCTGGCGCGACGCGGGTTCGGCCGGAGGTCCGCAACGGCAAGCTCGACAAGTACAACGGGTATGACGACAGCGACGATAGCGACGATAGCGACGATAGCGACGACTGA
- a CDS encoding DUF6541 family protein has translation MWNSFLLCALIILTALYLPGYLFFRALRLSRLFAFGCAPLYTLALYAALPIVYEKCGIFCNWAILVLPALLLAIALLLVFNRQGNQEYGNPCIDRPWLILCLYLAMGLAACWFILVSGLGDFDTFYNRHDNSTHLNAIRAFIDSGNWSSVGMNVYLTSPDNAQPFDSSAVFYPSAWHDVVALAVSVVNCPVAVGVNAFNAVITGIVYPLSMYLLMLHLNKGDRLAILAGAFVTPAFNAFPWYFFLKGPLVGNMLSYAIVPAVCAAFIALCKAARKSAGFVVTFCAVALIACVALGLSQPNGLFTFYIFAVAFLGHKLYRLLKRKYREQRLSRAQCVLLFGGFLALVVVLWFAAYKVPTFQSVVNFRYKSDNGLDPFNTLYDVLSLGLVLSFPQWLLVALAFAGILALLAKKRPWHIVPPAFFAVAYFFARAFYEKAPRQYIAGFWYSDPTRLAGGLTIFLTPIVSLGLAMTLRLVVRLVKSLASSAGLVELDEKARAAIVVACLAAFSCYAYFPNFTPNIWEKDNVTPTPIGIVKMRIANEYDTAREQVYSADERAFVQKVKEVIPEGALVINQPQDGSVFAYGLDGLNTYFRSAGSFDYSATADAIRQGMDKITLDDDVRNAVASTGAEYLLLLDEGVPYDEGKWLTTYHEGYVPLWAGLNNVTDETPGLELVLSEGDDMRLYKITATEDEGAAQAADAQ, from the coding sequence ATGTGGAACTCATTTCTCTTATGCGCGCTTATCATTTTGACAGCCCTCTATCTGCCGGGATACCTGTTCTTCCGAGCGCTGCGCCTCTCGCGGTTGTTCGCCTTCGGGTGTGCACCCCTCTACACGCTCGCCCTGTACGCGGCGCTGCCCATCGTCTACGAGAAGTGCGGGATCTTCTGCAACTGGGCGATCCTCGTCCTGCCGGCCCTGCTTCTCGCCATCGCCCTTTTGCTCGTCTTCAATCGGCAGGGAAACCAGGAGTACGGAAATCCCTGCATCGATAGGCCCTGGCTCATTCTCTGCCTATACCTCGCCATGGGCCTGGCCGCCTGCTGGTTCATCCTCGTGTCGGGCCTGGGCGACTTCGACACGTTCTACAACCGCCACGACAATTCGACGCACCTGAACGCCATACGCGCCTTCATCGATTCGGGTAACTGGTCGTCCGTAGGCATGAACGTCTACCTCACCTCGCCGGACAACGCCCAGCCCTTCGATTCCAGCGCCGTCTTCTACCCGAGCGCCTGGCATGACGTCGTCGCCCTGGCCGTGTCCGTCGTCAACTGCCCGGTGGCCGTGGGCGTCAACGCGTTCAACGCGGTCATCACGGGCATCGTCTACCCACTGAGCATGTACCTGCTCATGCTGCACCTGAACAAGGGCGATCGCCTGGCCATCCTCGCGGGCGCGTTCGTGACCCCCGCCTTCAACGCGTTTCCCTGGTACTTCTTCCTGAAGGGCCCGCTTGTGGGCAACATGCTCTCCTACGCCATCGTGCCCGCCGTGTGCGCGGCGTTCATCGCGCTGTGCAAGGCGGCGCGCAAAAGCGCCGGATTCGTCGTCACCTTCTGCGCCGTCGCCCTCATCGCCTGCGTGGCCCTCGGGCTGTCCCAACCCAACGGCCTTTTTACCTTCTACATCTTCGCCGTGGCGTTCCTCGGGCATAAACTGTACCGCCTTTTGAAGCGGAAGTACCGCGAGCAGCGCCTGTCCCGCGCCCAATGCGTTCTGCTGTTCGGAGGCTTCCTTGCGCTCGTCGTGGTCCTGTGGTTCGCGGCCTACAAGGTACCCACGTTCCAAAGCGTCGTGAACTTCCGCTACAAGAGCGACAACGGCCTCGACCCCTTCAACACGCTGTACGACGTCCTCTCCCTCGGGCTCGTGCTGTCGTTCCCGCAGTGGCTCCTCGTAGCCCTTGCATTCGCCGGCATCTTGGCCCTTCTAGCAAAAAAACGCCCCTGGCACATTGTGCCGCCGGCGTTCTTCGCCGTGGCCTACTTCTTTGCCCGCGCGTTCTACGAGAAGGCGCCACGGCAGTACATCGCCGGCTTTTGGTACAGCGACCCCACCCGCCTCGCAGGAGGCTTGACCATCTTTCTCACCCCCATCGTAAGTTTGGGCCTCGCAATGACCCTGCGCCTCGTCGTCCGTCTCGTTAAGAGCCTCGCGAGTTCCGCCGGGCTCGTCGAACTTGACGAGAAGGCGCGCGCGGCCATCGTCGTCGCATGCCTCGCCGCGTTTAGCTGCTATGCCTATTTCCCCAACTTCACACCCAACATTTGGGAAAAGGACAACGTGACGCCCACCCCCATCGGCATTGTGAAGATGCGCATCGCCAACGAGTACGACACAGCCCGGGAGCAGGTGTACAGCGCCGACGAGCGCGCTTTCGTCCAGAAAGTCAAGGAGGTCATCCCCGAGGGGGCCCTGGTAATCAACCAGCCGCAAGACGGCAGCGTCTTCGCCTACGGGCTCGACGGCCTGAACACCTATTTCCGAAGCGCGGGCTCCTTCGACTACTCGGCCACGGCCGACGCCATCCGCCAGGGCATGGACAAAATCACCCTCGACGACGATGTGCGCAACGCCGTCGCCAGCACCGGAGCCGAGTACCTTCTGCTCCTCGACGAGGGGGTGCCCTACGACGAGGGCAAGTGGCTCACCACCTATCACGAGGGATACGTGCCCCTGTGGGCGGGCCTGAACAACGTGACCGACGAGACGCCGGGCCTCGAGCTCGTTCTGTCGGAAGGCGACGACATGAGGCTGTACAAGATCACCGCCACCGAGGACGAGGGCGCCGCGCAGGCGGCCGACGCTCAGTAG